A window of Ptychodera flava strain L36383 chromosome 1, AS_Pfla_20210202, whole genome shotgun sequence contains these coding sequences:
- the LOC139136570 gene encoding arylsulfatase J-like — MFLMLSHLGVHSANFIYPLQAPSKYVRRYPHIQSRTRRLVAGMLAAVDDSIGMVVQALKANHMYENSIIIVTTDNGGAVNGQMGNDASNWPLRGSKHTLWEGGIRGNAFLHSPLFRLADPPMIIKEMIHVSDLMPTLYHIAGGDVSDLPDNLDSFNQWDTITRGTPSQRTEILHNIDPISKVAALRVGDYKVIVGADPSNPYSDWYQPTDAIKEHGKRLIPELQIRCGPKPHDAAYNCDLSKNPCLYDIRRDPCEYENLADKYPDVLQRLLSRLEECNATAVEPLYADPDPEANPALHNGAWVPWISSPEDTTCSTT, encoded by the exons ATGTTCCTGATGCTGTCGCATCTGGGAGTCCACTCCGCGAATTTCATTTATCCGCTGCAGGCACCGTCCAAGTACGTCAGGAGATATCCACACATACAGAGCAGAACCAGAAGATTAGTTGCAG GAATGTTGGCGGCTGTAGACGACTCTATTGGAATGGTAGTGCAAGCACTGAAGGCAAATCATATGTACGAAAATTCAATCATTATTGTGACAACCGACAATGGTGGCGCTGTTAATGGGCAAATGGGTAACGACGCCTCCAATTGGCCATTACGAGGATCCAAACATACCCTCTGGGAGGGCGGTATCCGAGGAAACGCCTTCCTTCACAGTCCGCTGTTCAGATTAGCAGATCCACCGATGATAATCAAGGAGATGATACATGTTTCTGATTTGATGCCGACGCTTTATCACATCGCTGGCGGTGATGTCAGTGACCTGCCGGATAATCTGGACAGTTTCAACCAATGGGATACAATAACGAG GGGAACACCTTCGCAGAGAACAGAAATACTTCACAACATTGACCCCATTTCAAAGGTAGCTGCATTACGTGTCGGAGACTACAAAGTTATAGTTGGAGCTGATCCATCGAATCCGTACAGCGATTGGTACCAACCCACGGACGCTATCAAGG AACACGGAAAACGTCTGATTCCAGAATTGCAAATTCGATGTGGACCAAAGCCCCACGATGCTGCGTACAATTGCGATCTCAGTAAAAACCCTTGCCTGTATGATATTAGACGAGATCCCTGCGAGTATGAGAATCTGGCTGACAAGTACCCAG ATGTGTTACAACGGTTACTCTCGCGATTAGAAGAATGCAACGCTACTGCCGTCGAGCCATTGTATGCTGACCCTGACCCGGAAGCAAATCCCGCTTTGCACAACGGCGCCTGGGTGCCATGGATTAGTTCCCCAGAGGACACGACATGTTCTACGACCTGA